In Nocardioides sp. zg-1228, a single window of DNA contains:
- a CDS encoding arsenate reductase ArsC gives MTTPSVLFVCVHNAGRSQMAAGWLRHLAGDRVEVLSAGSAPASSINPVAVAAMAEVGIDIARHQPRVLDEADVRASDVVVTMGCGDACPFFPGTRYEDWRLDDPAGQGIEAVRPIRDEIRRRVDQLLASLA, from the coding sequence ATGACCACTCCCAGCGTGCTGTTCGTCTGCGTGCACAACGCCGGCCGCTCGCAGATGGCCGCCGGCTGGCTGCGTCACCTCGCCGGCGACCGGGTCGAGGTGCTCTCGGCCGGGTCGGCGCCGGCGTCGTCGATCAACCCGGTCGCCGTAGCGGCGATGGCCGAGGTCGGCATCGACATCGCGCGCCACCAGCCGCGGGTCCTCGACGAGGCCGACGTGCGCGCCTCCGACGTCGTCGTCACGATGGGGTGCGGCGACGCCTGTCCGTTCTTCCCCGGCACTCGCTACGAGGACTGGCGCCTCGACGACCCCGCCGGGCAGGGGATCGAGGCTGTGCGGCCGATCCGCGACGAGATCCGCCGCCGGGTCGACCAGCTGCTGGCCTCGTTGGCCTGA